The Clostridioides difficile genome has a segment encoding these proteins:
- a CDS encoding helix-turn-helix transcriptional regulator → MDSLSSLTPVEVAELLKITKNTVYELIKRGELPSYKVGKKIRVDIKDVEEYINSQKTGKIKDTHFNNKNIDIDNNYKIIISGQDVILDILARSVEKKLDRVNTFRSYIGSYNALYELYNGRVSIASSHLWDFETDEYNSTFVKKLLPGIPCVLINLAYRMQGFYVAKGNPKEIKSWNDLTRPNITLVNREKGAGTRVLLDGKLRLLNFNGTYINGYYDEELSHLGVASKVSRGVADVGLGNEKAALQVNNIDFIPLHKERYDLVIKKEDLKNPVYQTIISIINSTEFKAELQGLGGYDLIDTGKIITEV, encoded by the coding sequence ATGGACTCATTATCATCTTTGACACCTGTTGAAGTAGCTGAATTATTAAAGATAACAAAAAATACCGTATACGAATTAATCAAAAGAGGTGAGCTTCCTTCTTACAAAGTAGGCAAAAAAATAAGAGTTGATATTAAAGACGTTGAAGAATATATCAACAGTCAGAAAACTGGTAAAATTAAAGATACACATTTTAACAATAAAAATATTGATATTGATAATAACTATAAAATTATTATTTCTGGCCAAGATGTAATATTAGACATTTTAGCTAGGTCTGTTGAAAAAAAATTAGATAGAGTAAATACATTTCGCTCTTATATAGGCAGCTATAATGCTTTATATGAATTATATAATGGCAGGGTTTCTATAGCATCATCCCATCTATGGGATTTTGAAACAGACGAATATAATAGTACTTTTGTTAAAAAACTATTGCCAGGAATCCCATGTGTACTTATAAATCTAGCTTATAGAATGCAAGGGTTTTACGTTGCCAAAGGAAATCCTAAGGAAATAAAAAGTTGGAATGATTTAACCAGACCAAATATAACACTTGTAAATCGAGAAAAGGGGGCTGGTACTAGAGTTTTGCTTGATGGCAAACTTAGACTTTTAAATTTTAATGGCACTTATATAAATGGTTATTATGATGAAGAATTATCACATTTAGGAGTAGCAAGCAAGGTTTCTCGTGGTGTAGCTGATGTTGGATTGGGCAATGAAAAAGCTGCTCTACAAGTAAACAATATTGACTTTATTCCTCTTCACAAAGAACGCTATGATTTAGTTATTAAAAAAGAAGACTTAAAAAACCCTGTCTACCAAACTATAATTAGTATAATCAATTCAACTGAGTTTAAGGCTGAACTTCAAGGTCTTGGTGGATATGACTTGATTGACACAGGTAAAATTATAACAGAAGTTTAA